One genomic segment of Candidatus Baltobacteraceae bacterium includes these proteins:
- the ligD gene encoding non-homologous end-joining DNA ligase, with the protein MARGLETYNKKRDFTATPEPSGKLARGGKRLRFVIQKHRATRLHYDFRLEAGGAMPSWAVPKGPTLVPGERRLAMHVEDHPLDYRTFEGVIPKGQYGAGEVIVWDEGWYQLAEGTDPVKEIANGKIKFILHGKKLQGMFTLVKMKPREGEHGEPWLLIKDHDEYDRKSYDIDDYPDSAKSGKTIADIQKESNPKTWQSRPKDPPPKRRARASAKADPLPTIKGVELATLIDGPFDDDDWLFEIKWDGYRAICTIDAKGKLTLVSRNGLDLLKQFPPLAGLADAFESVPIIVDGEIVSVDSKGKSDFQRLQEYGQKDYALSYAAFDVLYADGRDQRKTPLEERKALLERLIGDDELVLYSKHVVGKGKALFTQAKRRHLEGIMGKKRASPYVGRRTRDWVKIKAQLEQEFVIGGWTDPRGSRKGFGSLLLGAYDGEDLRFIGNVGTGFSVKRIEDIMKKLKPLAREKSPFVNPVIANSPAHYVKPQLVAEVRFAEWTRDLLLRQPAFLGLRTDKAAKDVVLELPQQRKGS; encoded by the coding sequence ATGGCGCGCGGGCTCGAAACCTACAACAAGAAACGCGACTTTACGGCGACGCCCGAGCCTAGCGGCAAGCTGGCGCGGGGCGGAAAGCGCCTGCGCTTCGTCATCCAAAAGCATCGCGCGACGCGCTTGCACTACGATTTCCGCCTCGAGGCGGGTGGAGCGATGCCCTCGTGGGCGGTGCCCAAGGGGCCGACACTGGTGCCCGGCGAGCGGCGCCTTGCCATGCACGTCGAGGATCACCCGCTCGACTACCGCACCTTCGAAGGTGTCATCCCCAAAGGGCAGTACGGCGCGGGCGAAGTGATCGTGTGGGACGAGGGCTGGTACCAACTGGCGGAGGGAACCGACCCCGTCAAAGAAATCGCGAACGGCAAGATCAAGTTCATCCTGCACGGCAAGAAGTTGCAAGGGATGTTCACGCTCGTGAAGATGAAGCCGCGCGAGGGCGAACACGGCGAGCCGTGGCTCCTGATCAAAGATCACGACGAGTACGACCGCAAGAGTTACGACATCGACGATTACCCCGATTCGGCCAAGTCGGGCAAGACGATCGCGGACATTCAGAAAGAGAGCAATCCGAAAACGTGGCAGTCCCGTCCGAAGGATCCGCCGCCGAAGCGGCGTGCTCGCGCTTCGGCCAAAGCCGATCCGCTTCCAACGATCAAAGGCGTCGAACTTGCGACGCTGATCGACGGTCCGTTCGATGACGACGATTGGCTCTTCGAAATCAAGTGGGACGGCTATCGCGCGATCTGCACGATCGACGCGAAGGGAAAATTGACGCTCGTCTCACGCAACGGGCTCGACCTGCTCAAGCAGTTTCCTCCGCTCGCCGGTTTAGCGGACGCGTTCGAAAGCGTGCCGATCATCGTCGACGGCGAGATCGTGAGCGTCGACTCGAAGGGCAAGTCCGACTTTCAACGCTTGCAGGAATACGGCCAGAAGGACTACGCGCTCAGCTATGCGGCCTTCGACGTACTCTACGCCGACGGGCGCGATCAGCGCAAGACGCCGCTCGAAGAGCGCAAGGCGCTGCTCGAGCGCCTGATCGGCGATGACGAACTGGTGCTGTATTCCAAGCACGTCGTCGGCAAAGGCAAGGCGCTCTTCACCCAGGCGAAGCGCCGGCATCTCGAAGGCATCATGGGAAAGAAGCGGGCGTCGCCCTATGTGGGACGGCGCACGCGCGATTGGGTGAAGATCAAGGCGCAGCTCGAGCAAGAATTCGTGATCGGCGGCTGGACGGACCCGCGGGGCAGCCGCAAAGGCTTCGGCTCGCTGCTGCTCGGCGCATACGATGGTGAGGATCTGCGTTTCATCGGGAACGTCGGCACCGGCTTTTCGGTCAAACGTATCGAGGACATCATGAAAAAGCTCAAGCCGCTCGCGCGCGAGAAATCACCGTTCGTCAACCCCGTAATAGCCAACTCGCCGGCACACTACGTCAAGCCGCAGCTCGTAGCCGAGGTGCGCTTCGCAGAATGGACGCGCGATTTGCTTCTGCGCCAGCCCGCGTTTCTCGGACTGCGCACCGATAAGGCGGCCAAAGACGTCGTGCTCGAACTCCCGCAGCAACGCAAGGGGAGTT
- a CDS encoding DUF255 domain-containing protein, which yields MITDFHFSPRPNRAGEIAWQPWGEDAFARAQREDKPILLSISAVWCHWCHVMDETSYSDGGVIERINAHYVPVRVDNDERPDVNARYNMGGWPTTAFLTPDGTVLSGATYLPPENMQRALDEIASFYAQRKNDIVEKSREIRSRRTVYDVAPPDVLTRALVDEFATALLEGYDEEFGGFNEAPKFPQPEVHEFLLAYWRRSNDARIYELVAHTMRAMAHGGMYDAVEGGFFRYSTTRDWTIPHFEKMAEDHAGLLRVLAQLQLWAPGELVRDDLVKTIGYVRTVLRDPQTGFFAGSQDADEAYYALPLEERRARTAPFVDRRSYSNWTAALAGAFAWAGLALEDRTLVDEALATLDAMHERLRDEDGLLFHVAAPGEAPRIRGLLGDQVAYIRALLDAYEISSEPRMLERARTHADAAIAAFGAPDGGFYDRSNRDALALLELPDRPIVDNGVMAENLLRLASLLHEDRYRGLAQRTLLLYANTFARALTFSAAYVRALARYLAPEVAVRVTGELAAAAALRRAARQLPSPFVTVTSEPGSSVAAYLCVGTTCTAPLTRPAELVDAYAEFT from the coding sequence ATGATCACTGATTTTCATTTCTCGCCGCGCCCCAACCGTGCCGGCGAGATTGCGTGGCAGCCGTGGGGCGAAGATGCATTCGCGCGGGCGCAGCGCGAAGACAAGCCGATCCTGCTCTCGATCTCCGCGGTATGGTGCCACTGGTGCCACGTCATGGACGAAACGAGCTATTCGGACGGCGGCGTGATCGAGCGGATCAACGCGCACTACGTGCCGGTTCGCGTCGACAACGACGAACGCCCCGACGTCAACGCGCGCTATAACATGGGCGGCTGGCCGACGACGGCGTTTCTCACGCCCGACGGCACGGTGCTTTCCGGCGCAACGTACCTGCCGCCCGAAAACATGCAGCGCGCGCTCGACGAGATCGCCTCGTTCTACGCGCAGCGCAAGAACGACATCGTGGAGAAATCGCGCGAGATCCGTTCGCGGCGAACCGTGTACGACGTGGCGCCGCCGGACGTGTTGACGCGCGCGCTGGTCGATGAATTCGCCACCGCGTTGCTCGAGGGCTACGACGAGGAGTTCGGCGGTTTCAACGAAGCGCCGAAGTTTCCGCAGCCCGAGGTGCACGAGTTCTTGCTCGCGTACTGGCGTCGCTCGAACGACGCACGTATCTACGAACTCGTCGCGCATACGATGCGCGCGATGGCGCACGGCGGGATGTACGACGCCGTCGAGGGCGGCTTCTTCCGCTATTCCACCACCCGCGACTGGACGATCCCGCACTTCGAAAAGATGGCCGAGGATCACGCCGGCCTGCTGCGCGTGCTGGCGCAGCTCCAGCTGTGGGCACCGGGCGAACTGGTTCGCGACGATCTGGTCAAGACGATCGGTTACGTGCGCACGGTCCTGCGCGATCCGCAGACCGGTTTCTTCGCCGGCAGTCAAGATGCGGATGAAGCGTACTACGCCCTGCCGCTCGAGGAACGCCGCGCGCGCACGGCTCCGTTCGTCGACCGCCGATCGTATTCGAATTGGACGGCGGCGCTTGCCGGCGCATTCGCTTGGGCCGGCTTGGCGCTGGAAGATCGTACGCTCGTCGACGAAGCCCTCGCGACACTCGATGCGATGCACGAGCGCCTGCGCGACGAGGACGGGTTACTCTTTCACGTTGCCGCTCCCGGCGAGGCGCCGCGTATTCGCGGCCTGCTTGGCGATCAAGTCGCGTATATCCGCGCGCTGCTCGACGCCTATGAGATCAGCAGCGAGCCGCGAATGCTCGAGCGCGCGCGCACGCACGCCGATGCAGCGATCGCGGCCTTCGGCGCGCCGGACGGCGGATTTTACGATCGGTCGAATCGCGACGCGCTCGCGTTGCTCGAACTTCCCGATCGGCCGATCGTCGATAACGGCGTCATGGCCGAGAATCTCCTCCGCCTTGCTTCGCTGCTGCACGAGGATCGCTATCGCGGGCTCGCGCAGCGCACGCTGCTGCTCTACGCGAATACGTTTGCGCGGGCACTGACCTTTTCGGCCGCCTACGTGCGCGCGCTCGCGCGGTACCTCGCGCCCGAGGTCGCGGTGCGAGTCACCGGCGAGCTCGCCGCCGCCGCCGCCCTTCGCCGTGCGGCCCGGCAGTTGCCCTCGCCCTTCGTCACCGTGACCAGCGAGCCGGGCAGCAGCGTCGCGGCCTATCTGTGCGTCGGGACCACCTGTACCGCGCCCTTGACGCGCCCGGCCGAGCTGGTCGACGCGTACGCGGAGTTCACCTGA
- a CDS encoding DUF2723 domain-containing protein translates to MGHVPLPTGASRLDLRAAAAITARDAAPYLRRVPGLLAFAVPLAIYLVSSYHDVMYWDVGEMDTVPYILGIAHPPGFPLYTLIGWAFTHAFPIGSVAFRMSALSALALAATAWLVWRVVVDESGNAIAGLLAALLFAFGEDVWTHATRAEAHALVALACVAELCFLLRWLRRGRARDLYACALALGLGLAVHPIVAWTIPGLLAAIIARAHVTVSRVYRVAAAIACVSAAVWFFYLPLRSAYVNAQHLDPLAQLGITGGAFWNYGDPVLVDNFTALVTGAGVAVQGVRFGYTADTFTDGFVHFLGFAVSELTPIGCVLALAGLIVLFRRDLTRAIVACATMLPGPIFAFGLGAESDVDRYLLPAFALFAVAAGIALAALRPPSARHAAQAFAALAVVYLLLSQPHFFDQPHDARAADDAAEILRATPPDAIVIATWVLAPPLAYDDYVLHETSRRLIVPAWYGDEIDVLARWDAARPVYVAGTPEGSVPGFHLERMPTHVELYRVVADR, encoded by the coding sequence ATGGGGCACGTACCGCTTCCCACCGGCGCTTCCCGCCTCGACCTTCGTGCCGCCGCGGCCATTACCGCACGCGACGCTGCCCCCTATTTGAGGCGCGTTCCGGGTCTACTGGCGTTCGCCGTCCCGCTGGCGATCTATCTCGTCAGCTCGTATCACGACGTCATGTATTGGGACGTCGGCGAGATGGATACTGTGCCGTACATCCTGGGTATCGCGCATCCGCCCGGATTTCCGCTCTACACGCTGATCGGCTGGGCCTTCACGCACGCTTTCCCCATCGGGAGCGTTGCGTTCCGGATGAGCGCGCTCTCGGCGCTCGCGCTGGCAGCCACCGCGTGGCTCGTGTGGCGCGTCGTCGTCGATGAAAGCGGCAACGCGATCGCCGGCCTATTGGCGGCACTGCTCTTTGCGTTCGGCGAGGACGTCTGGACGCATGCGACACGGGCCGAAGCGCACGCGCTCGTCGCGCTCGCCTGCGTGGCCGAGCTGTGCTTTCTCCTGCGCTGGCTGCGCCGCGGCCGCGCACGAGATCTCTACGCGTGCGCGCTCGCGCTTGGACTTGGGCTAGCAGTGCATCCGATCGTCGCATGGACGATCCCGGGCCTGCTTGCGGCGATCATCGCGCGCGCACATGTAACCGTTTCGCGCGTCTATCGGGTTGCTGCCGCGATCGCGTGCGTCAGCGCCGCGGTGTGGTTTTTCTACCTGCCGCTGCGCAGTGCGTACGTGAACGCTCAGCATCTCGATCCGCTCGCGCAGCTCGGCATCACCGGCGGCGCATTCTGGAATTACGGCGATCCGGTGCTGGTCGATAACTTCACGGCGCTGGTCACCGGCGCCGGTGTCGCCGTGCAGGGCGTACGCTTCGGCTACACGGCAGATACGTTCACCGATGGTTTCGTTCACTTTCTCGGGTTCGCCGTCTCCGAACTCACCCCGATCGGCTGCGTACTCGCGCTCGCCGGTTTGATCGTGCTCTTTCGACGCGACCTAACGCGCGCGATCGTCGCCTGCGCAACGATGCTGCCCGGTCCGATCTTCGCCTTCGGCTTGGGGGCCGAGTCCGACGTCGACCGCTACCTCCTTCCCGCGTTCGCGCTCTTCGCTGTTGCCGCGGGCATCGCGCTAGCGGCGCTCCGGCCGCCATCCGCCCGTCACGCGGCCCAGGCTTTCGCGGCGCTCGCCGTTGTCTATCTGCTGCTCTCGCAGCCGCATTTCTTCGACCAGCCGCATGATGCACGGGCGGCTGACGATGCGGCGGAGATCTTGCGTGCGACGCCGCCCGATGCGATCGTCATCGCGACCTGGGTGCTCGCGCCACCGCTCGCCTACGACGACTACGTGCTGCACGAGACGTCGCGGCGGCTGATCGTGCCGGCGTGGTACGGCGATGAGATCGACGTGCTGGCGCGGTGGGATGCCGCGCGTCCGGTGTACGTCGCCGGAACGCCGGAAGGAAGCGTTCCGGGATTTCATCTCGAACGGATGCCGACGCATGTCGAGCTCTATCGTGTCGTCGCCGATCGCTGA
- the alaS gene encoding alanine--tRNA ligase, producing the protein MKSQELRQAWIDFFVAKQHKLMPSASLIPDEMSTTLFTIAGMEQFVPVFLGDQPPPAPRVVTVQRCLRVAGAKSDIENVGRTGRHGTFLEMLGNFSFGDYYKHDAIVWAWEFVTKVLKLEPSRLYVTVHTGDDEAAQIWHKDVGLETSRITRFDEDNFWTMGPTGPCGPSTEIFYDTGAEFASGPEDTGPNLGNRYVEIWNVVFQQYNRGIDGKLTELPKKSIDTGAGLERMLAVCNGKASMYETDLFLDIIAAQPPCHPEEPAEGASRRVQEQRERQNIIADHARAVTFLINDGIYPSNTDRGYVLRFLIRRAIRNGKLLGYPNGFLTELIPAVVRSLAPGYPELRDNLARIVRTLRTEEQTFDRTLERGMAMLDRLIDDANENCTRLISGQDAFMLHDTYGFPIELTREIAADGGVAVDTAEFETAMQEQRERARADAKAKRAVVTLAELPAVRSEFTGYEGLESDGEIVAILRDDKPVETLRAGEHGTLILDRTAFYAERGGQIGDRGRIAMDDGSVFEVDDAQYMGEAIAHHGVVKSGELSVGAHVRSAVFDWWRREIRRHHTSAHLLQRALKDILGDEVTQAGSWVGIDRMRFDFRNPAGALTPEQRHAVAARVNEMIRDDSPVITRELPIEEAKRSGAIWMFGEKYGEKVRVLQAGPSVEFCGGTHAHSTGELGMFVILNEFSIGSGIRRIESCVSLSAERFVTNQQDLVSELASSLATSPEELTDRVSKLQREVRDLQTAVGQMKARMAAFEAQSYIERAERKGARTFVGAVVPEANADAIRHLSSALRSRLPSGVIALAGVDDGAVSLLVSASDDLVKDGVHAGNLVKLAAPLVDGKGGGAATQAQGGGKNTAGASAALKVIRDAVLA; encoded by the coding sequence ATGAAGAGCCAAGAACTCCGCCAGGCTTGGATCGACTTCTTCGTTGCCAAGCAGCACAAGCTGATGCCCTCCGCGAGCCTCATCCCGGACGAAATGAGCACGACGCTCTTTACGATCGCCGGGATGGAGCAGTTCGTGCCCGTCTTCCTCGGCGACCAGCCGCCGCCCGCGCCGCGCGTCGTCACCGTGCAGCGCTGCCTGCGCGTCGCCGGCGCGAAGAGCGACATCGAAAACGTCGGCCGCACCGGCCGCCACGGCACCTTTTTGGAGATGCTCGGCAACTTCAGCTTCGGCGATTACTACAAGCACGACGCGATCGTGTGGGCATGGGAGTTCGTCACCAAGGTGCTCAAGCTGGAGCCCTCGCGGCTGTACGTGACGGTGCACACCGGCGACGACGAAGCCGCGCAGATTTGGCACAAAGACGTCGGTCTCGAAACCTCGCGCATCACGCGTTTCGACGAGGACAACTTTTGGACGATGGGCCCGACCGGCCCGTGCGGCCCTTCGACCGAAATCTTCTACGACACCGGCGCGGAGTTCGCGAGTGGTCCCGAAGATACGGGCCCGAATCTCGGCAATCGCTACGTCGAAATCTGGAACGTCGTCTTCCAACAATACAATCGCGGCATCGACGGTAAATTGACCGAACTGCCCAAGAAGTCGATCGACACCGGAGCCGGCCTCGAGCGCATGCTCGCGGTCTGCAACGGCAAAGCCTCGATGTACGAAACCGATCTGTTCTTGGACATCATCGCGGCCCAGCCGCCTTGTCACCCTGAGGAGCCCGCGGAGGGGGCGTCTCGAAGGGTGCAGGAGCAGCGCGAGCGGCAAAATATCATTGCGGACCACGCGCGCGCGGTGACGTTCCTGATCAACGACGGCATCTATCCGTCGAACACGGATCGCGGCTACGTGCTTCGCTTCTTGATTCGCCGCGCGATTCGCAACGGCAAATTGCTGGGCTATCCGAACGGCTTTTTGACCGAGCTGATTCCCGCCGTCGTGCGTTCGCTCGCGCCGGGCTATCCGGAACTGCGCGACAATCTCGCGCGGATCGTGCGGACGCTGCGTACCGAAGAGCAGACCTTCGACCGGACGCTCGAACGCGGCATGGCGATGCTCGACCGGCTGATCGACGACGCGAACGAAAATTGCACGCGGTTGATCTCGGGTCAAGATGCGTTCATGCTGCACGATACGTATGGCTTTCCGATCGAACTCACGCGCGAGATCGCGGCGGACGGCGGCGTGGCCGTCGACACCGCCGAATTCGAGACGGCGATGCAAGAGCAGCGCGAACGCGCGCGCGCGGACGCCAAAGCCAAACGCGCGGTGGTCACACTCGCCGAGTTGCCGGCGGTGCGTTCCGAGTTCACCGGCTACGAGGGCTTGGAGAGCGACGGCGAGATCGTGGCGATTCTGCGGGATGACAAGCCCGTCGAAACGCTACGGGCCGGAGAGCATGGAACCCTGATTCTGGATCGCACGGCCTTTTACGCCGAACGCGGCGGACAGATCGGCGATCGCGGCCGGATCGCGATGGACGACGGCTCGGTCTTCGAGGTCGACGATGCGCAGTACATGGGCGAAGCGATCGCTCATCACGGCGTGGTCAAGAGCGGTGAGCTCAGCGTCGGTGCCCACGTGCGAAGCGCGGTCTTCGATTGGTGGCGGCGCGAGATCCGCCGGCATCATACCTCGGCGCACCTGCTGCAGCGGGCGCTCAAAGATATTCTCGGCGACGAGGTGACCCAAGCGGGATCGTGGGTCGGCATCGACCGCATGCGCTTCGATTTCCGCAATCCGGCGGGCGCACTCACACCCGAGCAGCGGCACGCGGTCGCGGCGCGCGTCAACGAGATGATTCGGGATGACTCGCCGGTGATCACGCGCGAGCTGCCGATCGAGGAAGCCAAGCGCAGCGGCGCGATCTGGATGTTCGGCGAGAAGTACGGCGAGAAAGTCCGCGTGCTGCAGGCCGGCCCGTCGGTCGAGTTTTGCGGCGGAACGCATGCGCATTCCACCGGCGAATTGGGAATGTTCGTCATCTTGAACGAGTTCTCCATCGGCAGCGGCATTCGCCGGATCGAGAGCTGCGTCTCGCTGTCGGCCGAGCGATTCGTGACGAATCAGCAAGACCTGGTGAGCGAGCTTGCCTCGAGTTTGGCGACCTCGCCGGAAGAACTGACCGATCGCGTGAGCAAGCTGCAGCGCGAAGTGCGTGACCTGCAAACCGCCGTCGGGCAGATGAAGGCGCGCATGGCTGCGTTCGAGGCGCAGAGCTATATCGAACGCGCCGAGCGCAAGGGCGCCCGCACGTTCGTCGGAGCGGTCGTGCCCGAAGCCAATGCCGATGCGATTCGTCATCTCTCCAGCGCCCTGCGCAGCCGTTTGCCGAGCGGCGTCATCGCACTCGCGGGCGTCGATGACGGCGCGGTGAGCCTGCTCGTCTCCGCCAGTGACGATCTCGTCAAGGATGGCGTCCACGCCGGCAATTTGGTGAAGCTCGCCGCGCCGCTGGTTGACGGCAAGGGCGGCGGTGCCGCGACGCAAGCGCAAGGCGGCGGCAAGAACACGGCCGGCGCGTCCGCGGCCCTGAAAGTGATTCGCGATGCCGTTCTGGCGTAG
- a CDS encoding SigB/SigF/SigG family RNA polymerase sigma factor, producing the protein MQNQSGDVRSTRERTRELFARFARCRARHEKRPDVHDREYESLRNDLVVAHLNLVRFLALKFVNRGEPLDDLVQVGTVGLLKAIDRFELDRGVEFTTYATPTIVGEIKRYFRDKGWAVKVPRRLQELNLAVNRANEKMSVELGRSPTVAELAAHLGAGEEDILEAQELGQAYNLLSLDSEVMGEGDKRSQKLADTVGITDSGLELLEDRANLERAFHVLSGRERVIIYLRFYESVSQTEIARRLNVSQMHVSRLQAKALEKLRAALGE; encoded by the coding sequence GTGCAAAACCAAAGCGGCGACGTTCGCTCGACTCGCGAGCGGACGCGCGAGCTGTTTGCGCGTTTCGCGCGGTGCCGGGCGCGGCACGAGAAGCGACCCGACGTCCACGATCGGGAATACGAGTCGCTGCGCAACGATCTGGTCGTCGCGCATCTCAACCTCGTACGTTTTCTGGCGCTGAAATTCGTCAACCGCGGGGAACCGCTCGACGACTTGGTTCAAGTCGGAACGGTCGGCTTGCTCAAGGCGATCGATCGCTTCGAACTCGATCGCGGGGTCGAGTTCACAACCTACGCGACGCCGACGATCGTGGGCGAAATCAAGCGCTATTTTCGCGATAAGGGTTGGGCGGTCAAGGTGCCGCGGCGTTTGCAAGAACTCAACTTGGCGGTCAACCGCGCGAACGAAAAGATGTCGGTCGAGCTCGGCCGCAGCCCCACGGTAGCCGAACTCGCCGCGCACCTGGGTGCCGGTGAAGAAGACATTCTCGAAGCGCAGGAACTCGGGCAGGCCTACAACCTGCTTTCGCTCGATTCCGAAGTCATGGGCGAAGGCGATAAACGCTCGCAAAAGCTGGCCGACACGGTCGGCATCACCGACTCGGGGCTCGAATTGCTCGAAGACCGGGCCAATTTGGAGCGGGCCTTCCACGTGCTCAGCGGCCGCGAGCGGGTGATCATCTACCTGCGCTTCTACGAATCGGTCTCGCAGACGGAGATCGCGCGCCGCCTCAACGTCTCGCAAATGCACGTCTCGCGGCTGCAGGCCAAGGCCCTGGAGAAGCTTCGGGCGGCTCTCGGAGAATAG
- a CDS encoding ATP-binding protein has protein sequence MNEPLPRNDGSEEIVDLRIPCKAEWVALARLSVAAVASRLNFSIDEIEDIKLAVAEACTNAIQHAHGSPFIEIKCEGLQDGLRISVRDHGRGTHPEHIRSRELNDERVGGLGVFLIRSLMDDVDYDVRPDQGTLLVMVKRLTV, from the coding sequence GTGAACGAGCCCTTGCCGCGGAATGACGGCTCGGAAGAGATCGTCGACTTGCGGATTCCCTGCAAAGCCGAATGGGTTGCACTGGCGCGCCTTTCCGTCGCTGCGGTGGCAAGCCGGCTGAATTTTTCGATTGACGAAATCGAAGACATCAAACTCGCCGTCGCGGAAGCGTGCACGAATGCGATTCAGCACGCACACGGAAGCCCGTTCATCGAGATCAAGTGCGAAGGGCTGCAGGACGGTTTGCGCATCAGCGTGCGTGATCATGGGCGGGGCACGCATCCGGAACACATTCGCTCGCGCGAGCTCAACGACGAGCGCGTCGGGGGCCTCGGTGTATTCTTGATTCGTTCCCTCATGGACGACGTCGACTACGACGTTCGTCCGGATCAAGGTACACTGCTGGTCATGGTCAAGCGACTAACAGTTTAA
- a CDS encoding STAS domain-containing protein: MDIKVNVREAQADCYIVELSGEIDVYTSPKVKDAIGDLIDRGVYNLVIDLEKVRYIDSTGLGVLIGGLKRVREHGGSVNLVCTNPQIRKIFDITGLVKIFGIFESEDAAMKALV; this comes from the coding sequence TTGGACATCAAGGTAAACGTGCGTGAAGCGCAAGCGGATTGCTACATTGTCGAATTGAGCGGTGAGATCGACGTCTACACTTCGCCCAAGGTCAAGGACGCGATCGGCGACCTGATCGACCGTGGCGTATACAACCTAGTAATCGACCTCGAGAAAGTGCGCTACATCGACTCGACCGGGCTGGGCGTGCTGATCGGCGGCCTCAAGCGCGTGCGCGAGCATGGCGGTTCCGTCAACTTGGTTTGCACCAACCCGCAAATCCGAAAAATCTTCGACATCACCGGCCTGGTGAAGATTTTCGGAATCTTCGAGAGCGAAGATGCGGCGATGAAGGCGCTGGTGTGA
- a CDS encoding YtxH domain-containing protein: MGSENRGRGFLRGFVLGAIAGGAVAVLLSQEETRDLLVGKAREAGNLAMDASGDLRGRFNDVASQWHEGAADMYERGRAIVENARANSGGEAEN; this comes from the coding sequence ATGGGCAGCGAGAACCGCGGTCGCGGATTCCTTCGCGGCTTTGTCCTGGGGGCAATCGCCGGGGGGGCGGTTGCCGTCCTCCTGAGCCAAGAAGAGACGCGCGACCTCTTGGTTGGAAAGGCGCGCGAAGCGGGTAACCTAGCGATGGATGCCTCGGGCGACTTGCGCGGCCGTTTCAACGACGTTGCCTCGCAATGGCACGAAGGAGCCGCGGATATGTACGAACGCGGGCGCGCGATCGTTGAAAATGCTAGAGCCAATTCCGGCGGAGAGGCCGAAAACTAG
- a CDS encoding DUF948 domain-containing protein — MTGIDWSVVLDIGVGVGVLLIGIGCLIAGIAAARTLGRVNQTLDVVDGQIQNLSKPIGETLGHVEGIADTADQTLARLKGVVGSLEGVADTVSETADLAKAAVVPGIVNVGATISGVTGGLRRFFTGRTSSEGS, encoded by the coding sequence GTGACCGGGATCGATTGGAGCGTAGTCCTCGACATCGGTGTGGGCGTCGGTGTCCTGCTTATCGGGATAGGATGCCTGATCGCCGGGATCGCGGCGGCGCGAACGCTCGGCCGCGTCAATCAAACGCTCGACGTCGTCGACGGCCAGATCCAGAACCTGAGCAAACCGATCGGCGAGACGCTCGGGCACGTGGAGGGGATTGCCGACACGGCCGATCAGACCTTGGCGCGCCTGAAGGGCGTGGTCGGGTCGCTCGAAGGCGTGGCCGACACGGTTTCCGAGACGGCCGATCTGGCGAAGGCCGCCGTCGTGCCCGGCATCGTCAACGTCGGCGCGACGATTTCGGGAGTCACCGGGGGTTTGCGCCGGTTTTTTACGGGAAGAACTTCCAGCGAGGGCTCGTAA